ACCATCCCGAAAACCGAGTGTCTGTTGTTCAGGTGGGGGGTGGGGGCCAGGGTGATGAAGAACTGGCTGCCATTGGTGCCTGGACCGGCATTGGCCATGGAAAGAATACCTGCGGCATTGTGTTTCAGATCTTTGTGGAATTCGTCTTTGAAACGGTAGCCGGGTTCTCCTGTGCCTGTTCCCATGGGGCAGCCGCCCTGAATCATAAAACCATCAATTACCCTGTGGAAGATGAGGCCGTCGTAGAAGTTACCCTGACGCAGGGTGCGCTGCCGTCCTTCCGCCAGATTGACAAAGTTCCATACGGTTTCAGGTACTTCTTTGACAAAAAGGTCGATTTCAAAATTTCCCATGCTGGTTTCAAAGAGGGCGGAAATTCCGTTCACCTCTTCTTTGTGTTCAGATTTTTTTAACATTTTTTTCTCCTTGAAGTTTTTATTTTCCTTTTCTGTCCTTAGACAGAATGGGGATCTTTTAGCAGCTCCACCGGGAAGGTGAAAGTAAAAAAAGCTCCCCGTATCCGGAGAGCTTCTCTTATTGCACTTTAAGAATTCAGATTTGTGATCCTGAATCAGGGATTCATGTGGTAAGCATCCACCAGGCTGTAAATTTCATCTTTAATGATACGGTTATAACGTTCCATATTAACCACAGGTTTTTTGTACATTTTGGTACAGAGTTCCTGCTGTTTTTCATTGGTGGCCTGCTTCATGGCCAGATCCATGGCATAGCGGGACATGTCCCTTACAAAGACGTCAAAAAGAGAGTCCAGGATGTCATCGGAAATGCCTTCCATCTTTGCTGACTCGCAGATGAGCTGGGCATAGGGTACCATGGCAAAGCATTCACCCAGAGCATAGAGGAAATCGAAATTTTTCATCTGTTCCATGAGATCCATACCGGAACCCATGAGAAATTCTTTGAAGGCTTCTATCTGCTCCATGAAGACCACTGCGTTGGGCAGGTGGGAAAGGGCCTTGAAGGTGGGCATGTAGTCGTGGAATTGGATTTTGCCGTATCCCTTGGTGGGACCCTGATTGAAGAGGAAGTCGTCGTTCTCTCCCCCGTTCATTTTGGGAACCTCAGGGTATTCCTTGGGATTGAAGATGTAGTTGGGGATGAGCTTGGCAATGAGTGCCATGTTCACATGCTTGGTACCTTCCAGCTTGGGCATACCTTTGATCTCCACGGCGGCCTGCTCGAAGAACATGTCCTTTTCAAAGCCCCTTGCAGCCAGAATGTCCCAGAGCAGTTCTGTGACCTGCTCGCCCTGAATGGCAACCTTCATTTTCATGATGGGGTTGAACAGGAGGTAGCGGCGGTCTTCGGGATTGGCGGCACGCAGATAGTCCGTAGCACGCAGACCAAAGAGCTTCATGCCCACGATGCGGCACCAGGAGTCAAAGAAGAGCTGCTGGATGTGGGCAAATTCCGTTACATACTTGCCAAAAAGCTTGCGCTTGGCTGCATGGTTCAGGGTTTCATAGAGGGAGTGCTCGCAAAGACCAATGGAGGCGGAACCAATGTTGAATTTGCAGATATTGATGGTGTTGAGCATATCATCCCAGGCCTTCTGACCACGGGAGAGGATTTCCGCTTCCGTGATGGGATAATCATGCAGGGCGAATTCAGCCACATACATCTGATTCTGGGCAATGACGTTTTTGATGCATTCGTATTTTTCATGGCTGGAGTCTACCACAAAAAAGACGTATTCATCGGTGTCCGCTATTTTACCAAATACCGTTACCGTACCGGCAAGATTACCGTTGCCTATATAATACTTGGAGCCCTGGGCCAGATAGGTGCCGTCTGCCTGAGGATACAGCTTCACCTCGCTGGAATAGATATCTGCTCCATGGGTGCGCTCGGAAAGGCCGAAAGCACAAAGGGGGTTTTCTTTAAGCTTGGCTGCGGCCTTGTGCTTGGCTTCTTCGTTGTCTCCCAGCAGTACGGGATCAAGACCAAGGGTGGAGACATGGAACATGTACCAGTATGCAGATCCGTAGAAGCCCAGAATTTCTGAAAACTCGAACATGCGGTAGGTGGAATAGTACTGATTGGGATCTTCTCCGTAACCCTTGGGCAGGAAAAGGGTTTCAAAAATTCTTTCTTTTTTTACAAATTCCGCAAAATCATAGGTAAATTCCCGGCTGTGGAAATCTTCCTTGAGTTTTGCAAGGCCTTTGTTTTCAAAGAACTCAATGGTTTTTTTCATGATTTCTGCAGAGCGCTCATCCGGATAGTTCCGGTCTTTGTACTGTTTGGGGTTAAAAAGAACCATGGTGCCTCCTTGTGATATTTTTATAGTGTTGTTTGCCTCTTCCCGGAGGTATTGAATTCCGGGGATCAGGCTTTGTCATCGCTTGAGAATGCAGTTGTGCAGGCGGCCTGGAATGTTGCGCTGCTTGAAAAGCTTCCACTCAGTTCAGTATTTGATCCGCATGGATTTGAAGTGTTTTGTTTATTTGTCTTTACGGGACGAATGTGTCTACGGTTAATATAATGATGACTTTTGCAGAATCCGGATATCCCTCAATCCCATTTCTAAATCATCCCCTTTGTGATAGCACTCACATCAGCTTACCGCAATGGGCTTTCGCATAGTTTTTTCTAAAAAAAAAGATTATTTAAAGGGAGGAGAAAAAAAATCCCTTGCAAGCTTCTTTGCGGGGTGTTTGTGTCCCTTTTTCTGGCTCAGGTTTGTTTATGCCGAATTATATGTTACTTTTTTTTCTCTTTGTTTGTGAAGATGGGGATTTCTGAAAGTGGAGATGGATTCAGTTATGATAATAATGGCACCAATGAGGGGTTATACGGACAGGGTGTTCCGGGAGGTCTGGAGCAGGAATTTTTCAGGAGTTGATGAGGCTGTTGCACCATTTATTTCCCTGCAGCAGGCCAAGGATCTTTCTGTAAAAATTCTGGGGGATCTGGCAAAGAAGGAAACAGGGAGCATCCCTGTGGTTCCTCAGATTCTCGGTAACCATCCTGCCGCCTTTATTTCTCTGGCCTGTCGCCTTGAAGATATGGGTTTCAGGGAACTCAACTGGAATCTGGGCTGTCCCTTTCCCATGGTGGCAAAAAAAGCCAAGGGATCCGGCCTGCTTTGTTTTCCGGACCGCGTGGACGCCTTTCTGGAAGAGGTCTGCTCGCATTCGCCCCTTAAAGTTTCTGTCAAGATACGTCTTGGCCGTCACAGCAAAGACGAGACGGGGGCTTTGCTGGCTGTTTTGAACAGGTATCCCTTGCATCGGGTGATTCTTCATCCCCGTATCGGTGTTCAGATGTATGAGGGGAGGCCGGATCTGAAAGCCTTTCATTATTTTTTGCATGCGTCATGCCATCCGCTTGTATACAATGGAGACATATGGAGCAGGGATGATTTTCAGGCCCTGTCATCCTGTTTCTCTGGGGTTAACTCATGGATGCTGGGAAGGGGGCTTCTGGCAGATCCTTTTTTGCCGGAACGTATTAAGGGTATTTTTGCAGATAAAAAAGAAGACGAACTGGATCGTTTTATTTTATTCTATAAAGATCTTGAAGCGGCATATCAGAAGAAGCTTTCCGGTCCATCCCATCTTCTGGCGCGTATGAAAGGCTGGTGGGTCTGTTTTAATGAAAGTTTTGAAGGTGGAGATATTCTGTTTAAAAAAATAAGAAAGCTTCAGAAACTGGATCTTTTTCAGAAAGAGGTTCAGGCTTTTTTTGATTCAAGACCTGCATGGCTGCCTTCCCGGGCTGGAGGATGGGTTGATCCTGCCTGCTGCATTGATCATGGGAGGGTGGAAGGCTGCTTGTAGGGGAAGATCTGTTGCATTTTTATTTTAGCTGAAAAATTATAATTTTTATTTCATAATAAGGAGGTTATATGAAATTCCTTCCTTCTCAGCTCATGTACCTCCTTCAGGATCGAAGGGCCAGACGTAATATTCGACTTTTGTCCCGTTTTGTAATTATTCTTGTTGGGGTAATTTCCCTTTATAGTGTGCTGTTTCATTTTTTTATGCAGATGGAGGGGCAGGACCATTCCTGGGCTACGGGTGTTTACTGGACGCTTACTGTTATGTCCACCCTCGGTTTTGGTGATATAACCTTTCATAGTGATATTGGCAGGCTGTTTTCCATCCTGGTCCTTATTTCCGGGATTGTGTTTCTTCTGGTTATGCTTCCCTTTACTTTTATCCAGTTTTTTTATGCGCCCTGGCTGGAGGCCCAGACCCAGTCCCGTGCCATGCAAAAATTGCCGGAAGAGGTGGATGACCACGTAATCATTGTGGGTTTTGAGCCAGTTGCCACCAGTTTTATTGCAAGACTTGTCAAGTATGGAAGGGCCTATGTTCTTCTTTTGCCCGATGTGAATCAGGCGCTGGCTTTGAGGGATCAGGGCTATAAGGCTCTGGCAGGAGATCCGGATGATCCTGAGACTTACCGCAGATTGAAAATTGATAAGGCTTGCATGGTTCTCGCCCTGACCGATGACATGAAAAATACCAACGTGGCTTTTACGGTTCGGGAGCTTTCAAAAACTATTCCCATAGTTGTGAATTCTGAAAACGATGAGTCTGTGGATATTCTTCGTCTGGCCGGAGCCACACAGGTTTTTCAGTTCCGCAAACTGCTGGGAGAGTTTCTTGCCCGGCGGATTCTCGGTCCTGGACTGCAGTCTGCCGTTATTGCAAGGTTTGAAAAACTGGTTGTTGTGGAGGCCCCTGCCATGCGTACTCACCTTGTGGGTAAAACCATTATGGATTGTGGTATCCGTCAGAAAACTGGTTTGAATGTGGTTGGGCTCTGGGAGCGTGGTATCTTCAATATTCCAAGCCCCCAGAGTCTTATTCAGTCTGAAACGGTTCTGGTACTGGTAGGCTCCATGGAGCAGGTTATGGCCTATGAGGATTATGTGGGAAAGCAGTCAGGGTCCCCGGATGCGGTTCTGATTCTCGGGGGAGGCCGGGTGGGGCAGGCTGCGGCAGCTATACTGAAATCCCGGGGTATTCGCTATTGCATTGTTGAAAAAAACAGCAAGGTGGCAGGAACGAAGAATAATGTGGTGATAGGTAATGCTGCGGAACTTGAGGTCCTTGAGGAGGCGGGTATACGTAAGGCTCCCTCGGTTTTTATCACGACCCATAGCGATGATATGAATATCTATCTGACCCTGTACTGCAGAAAGCTCAGATCGGATATTCAGATTATCAGCCGTGCAACCCTGGACCGGAATATAGGTATTCTTCATACGGCGGGTGCAGATCTTGTGATGTCTTATGCAGCCCTTGCCAGTAATACACTTTTCAATCTTTTAAGCCCCGGAAAAGTGCAGATGCTCACGGAGGGGCTGAACATCTTCAGGACTTTCAGCCAGAAAAAAATATGGGGTAAAAGTCTTATCCAAAGTGAAATCCGCAAGCATACCGGGTGCAGCGTTATTGCCATGGTTCAGGGAGAATCAATGGATATCAACCCGGATCCCATGAAAATTATAGAGAAAGGTACCGAGCTTATTCTGATGGGAACAGCTGAGGCAGAGAGTGCTTTCATGCGCCGCTATCCTGAAAAATAAGCTGAAGTATGGCAATCGTGGATTAGTAGAGGAGTCTTCTATGGTGTTGTATCCGAAGCGGTTCGCCTGGTCCGGGGTGCCGTATTTGTGTTTTGTCTTTTTTTTGTTGAGCGGATGTGCTGCAGGTGGCTCAGGTCTTTCTGAGGAGAAGCTTTCTCTGAACCCTATGCTGGTTTTATATCAGGGGCCTCTGGATCATCTTCATGCCGTGCGCAGTGGTAGATGCGGTATGCAGCCTACCTGTTCTTCCTATGCAGCCCAGACTTTTGGTCGTAAATCGTTTCTTGATGCCTGGTTTTCTGTCTTTGACCGGCTCTTGCGTTGCGGAAAGGATCTGGATCATCCGAATATCCGCTGGATTCCTGCGTCCGAAGGTCCGAGGGTGTTTGACCCTGCAGGCTGATATTTTAATCTGTGAAGTGTTTAATGACTTTTTCAAGGAGGTTAAAATGATTGATTTAAAACGAATTTTCATTCTTTTTATGATTCTTGCAGTTCCGTCTCTTTCTTTGGCTGTGCAGAAACCTGTTGTTACCGTAAGTATTCTTCCTCAGAAACATTTTGTGGAAAAAATTGCAGGAGATCATCTGGAGGTGCATGTGATGGTTGCACCGGGTGCCAGTCCTGCAAGCTATGAGCCGGACCCTTCTCAAATATTGCAGCT
This is a stretch of genomic DNA from Desulfobotulus mexicanus. It encodes these proteins:
- a CDS encoding potassium channel family protein, which gives rise to MKFLPSQLMYLLQDRRARRNIRLLSRFVIILVGVISLYSVLFHFFMQMEGQDHSWATGVYWTLTVMSTLGFGDITFHSDIGRLFSILVLISGIVFLLVMLPFTFIQFFYAPWLEAQTQSRAMQKLPEEVDDHVIIVGFEPVATSFIARLVKYGRAYVLLLPDVNQALALRDQGYKALAGDPDDPETYRRLKIDKACMVLALTDDMKNTNVAFTVRELSKTIPIVVNSENDESVDILRLAGATQVFQFRKLLGEFLARRILGPGLQSAVIARFEKLVVVEAPAMRTHLVGKTIMDCGIRQKTGLNVVGLWERGIFNIPSPQSLIQSETVLVLVGSMEQVMAYEDYVGKQSGSPDAVLILGGGRVGQAAAAILKSRGIRYCIVEKNSKVAGTKNNVVIGNAAELEVLEEAGIRKAPSVFITTHSDDMNIYLTLYCRKLRSDIQIISRATLDRNIGILHTAGADLVMSYAALASNTLFNLLSPGKVQMLTEGLNIFRTFSQKKIWGKSLIQSEIRKHTGCSVIAMVQGESMDINPDPMKIIEKGTELILMGTAEAESAFMRRYPEK
- a CDS encoding tRNA dihydrouridine synthase produces the protein MIIMAPMRGYTDRVFREVWSRNFSGVDEAVAPFISLQQAKDLSVKILGDLAKKETGSIPVVPQILGNHPAAFISLACRLEDMGFRELNWNLGCPFPMVAKKAKGSGLLCFPDRVDAFLEEVCSHSPLKVSVKIRLGRHSKDETGALLAVLNRYPLHRVILHPRIGVQMYEGRPDLKAFHYFLHASCHPLVYNGDIWSRDDFQALSSCFSGVNSWMLGRGLLADPFLPERIKGIFADKKEDELDRFILFYKDLEAAYQKKLSGPSHLLARMKGWWVCFNESFEGGDILFKKIRKLQKLDLFQKEVQAFFDSRPAWLPSRAGGWVDPACCIDHGRVEGCL
- a CDS encoding acyl-CoA dehydrogenase family protein, translating into MVLFNPKQYKDRNYPDERSAEIMKKTIEFFENKGLAKLKEDFHSREFTYDFAEFVKKERIFETLFLPKGYGEDPNQYYSTYRMFEFSEILGFYGSAYWYMFHVSTLGLDPVLLGDNEEAKHKAAAKLKENPLCAFGLSERTHGADIYSSEVKLYPQADGTYLAQGSKYYIGNGNLAGTVTVFGKIADTDEYVFFVVDSSHEKYECIKNVIAQNQMYVAEFALHDYPITEAEILSRGQKAWDDMLNTINICKFNIGSASIGLCEHSLYETLNHAAKRKLFGKYVTEFAHIQQLFFDSWCRIVGMKLFGLRATDYLRAANPEDRRYLLFNPIMKMKVAIQGEQVTELLWDILAARGFEKDMFFEQAAVEIKGMPKLEGTKHVNMALIAKLIPNYIFNPKEYPEVPKMNGGENDDFLFNQGPTKGYGKIQFHDYMPTFKALSHLPNAVVFMEQIEAFKEFLMGSGMDLMEQMKNFDFLYALGECFAMVPYAQLICESAKMEGISDDILDSLFDVFVRDMSRYAMDLAMKQATNEKQQELCTKMYKKPVVNMERYNRIIKDEIYSLVDAYHMNP
- the yidD gene encoding membrane protein insertion efficiency factor YidD, giving the protein MVLYPKRFAWSGVPYLCFVFFLLSGCAAGGSGLSEEKLSLNPMLVLYQGPLDHLHAVRSGRCGMQPTCSSYAAQTFGRKSFLDAWFSVFDRLLRCGKDLDHPNIRWIPASEGPRVFDPAG
- a CDS encoding peptidylprolyl isomerase, with translation MLKKSEHKEEVNGISALFETSMGNFEIDLFVKEVPETVWNFVNLAEGRQRTLRQGNFYDGLIFHRVIDGFMIQGGCPMGTGTGEPGYRFKDEFHKDLKHNAAGILSMANAGPGTNGSQFFITLAPTPHLNNRHSVFGMVTKGLDVVMNIGKTPVDGQDKPLEPVVIQKVTIQRS